From the Acidovorax carolinensis genome, one window contains:
- a CDS encoding alpha-hydroxy acid oxidase, protein MPNLSKVTCIEDLRVVARRRVPRMFYDYADSGSYTEGTYRSNTADFQGIKLRQRVAVNMEGRSTRTTMVGQDVAMPVAIAPTGLTGMQHADGEILGARAAKAFGIPFTLSTMSICSIEDVAEHAGPGFWFQLYVMRDRDYIERLIDRAKAAGCSALQLTLDLQILGQRHKDIKNGLSSPPKPTLANLINLATKPHWCLGMLGTKRRSFGNIVGHAKGVGDMSSLASWTAEQFDPQLNWGDVEWIKKRWGGKLILKGIMDAEDARLAANSGADALIVSNHGGRQLDGAPSSIAALPAIAEAVGKDIEVWMDGGIRSGQDVLKARALGARGTLIGRSFLYGLGAYGEAGVTRALEIIQKELDITMAFCGRTHIDQVDCSILLPGTYPLA, encoded by the coding sequence GTGCCCAATCTGTCCAAAGTAACCTGCATCGAAGACCTGCGTGTCGTTGCCCGGCGCCGCGTGCCGCGCATGTTCTATGACTATGCCGATTCGGGCTCGTACACCGAGGGCACCTACCGCTCCAACACCGCCGATTTCCAGGGCATCAAGCTGCGCCAGCGCGTGGCCGTGAACATGGAGGGCCGCAGCACCCGCACCACCATGGTCGGCCAGGACGTGGCCATGCCCGTGGCCATTGCGCCCACCGGCCTCACCGGCATGCAGCATGCCGACGGCGAAATCCTGGGCGCGCGCGCGGCCAAGGCGTTTGGCATTCCGTTCACCCTATCGACCATGAGCATCTGCTCCATCGAAGACGTGGCCGAGCACGCCGGCCCCGGCTTCTGGTTTCAGCTGTATGTGATGCGCGACCGCGACTACATCGAGCGCCTGATCGACCGGGCCAAGGCCGCTGGCTGCTCGGCGCTGCAGCTCACGCTGGATCTGCAGATCCTGGGCCAGCGCCACAAGGACATCAAGAACGGCCTGTCGTCGCCGCCCAAGCCCACGCTGGCCAACCTCATCAATCTGGCGACCAAGCCGCACTGGTGCCTGGGCATGCTGGGCACCAAACGCCGCAGCTTTGGCAACATCGTCGGCCATGCCAAGGGCGTGGGCGACATGTCGTCGCTGGCATCGTGGACGGCCGAGCAGTTCGACCCGCAACTCAACTGGGGCGATGTGGAGTGGATCAAGAAGCGCTGGGGCGGCAAGCTGATTCTGAAGGGCATCATGGACGCCGAAGATGCGCGCCTGGCGGCCAACAGCGGTGCCGACGCGCTCATCGTCAGCAACCACGGCGGCCGCCAGCTCGATGGCGCGCCCTCGTCGATTGCGGCGCTGCCCGCCATCGCCGAGGCGGTGGGCAAGGACATCGAGGTGTGGATGGATGGCGGCATCCGCAGCGGCCAGGACGTGCTCAAGGCCCGCGCCCTGGGCGCACGCGGCACGCTGATCGGCCGCAGTTTTCTGTATGGCCTGGGCGCCTATGGCGAGGCGGGCGTGACCCGGGCGCTCGAGATCATCCAGAAAGAGCTGGACATCACCATGGCGTTTTGCGGCCGTACCCACATCGACCAGGTGGACTGCAGCATCCTGCTGCCGGGCACTTATCCGCTGGCCTGA
- a CDS encoding diguanylate cyclase domain-containing protein, with amino-acid sequence MRSSATSRLILLAVLLSLGIGGLFARSIWTLREEAWRNAERTNVNLVRTLDQNIARTMESFDLSIQGVVEGIGDPRVMALPVEMRQRALFDNSLRVQGIGSILVLDRAGNVVLDSEFPEPRKANFADRDYVKVFESGAHTGLYVGAPVRARLTGLQSLPVSRAYYGPDGQLAGVVVGTIRLAHFQSLFEALNLGVRDRLNLFRVDGVVLVRSPFAEDAVGRSLAGTPNIRIFQSARSGVFTGRAAFDNVERLYAFRHVGDYPLMVNVAQSVDAILASWYRSAWLLGGFALLLMAACVGLAGLFARELRRRQQVSGQLQQVEHDLRTILNNLPSMIGYWDRNQYNRFANHAYLDWFGMTPDQLRGKHLRELLGGDLYEKSRPYLEQALQGHPQIFERTRVDNQGAARHSIVSYVPDVDGDDVRGIFVQVTDITERKHMEEALFEEKERMRLTLKAIGDAVVCTDAQGVVTYLNPVAQRLTGWQGFDAAGRSVDEVIRLQSPDGQAPQPSPLRLALQQQKPVEPTRGVVLHRTSGQRFDVEESASPITDRHGQITGAVTVLRDVTDTVAMQERMAHLAQYDALTDLPNRVLLQDRARQALAQARRDGKSVAVMYIDLDGFKQVNDTLGHDVGDELLVQLAQRLTGAVRASDTVCRQGGDEFVVLLPGIDTTEQASHVARKIMAACSAPYLLNGRVLSVELSGGIALFPEHGQDFETLSRHADAAMYAAKHAGRRQFRVYAGVDAEPVRVALEDDQASICS; translated from the coding sequence GTGCGTTCCTCTGCCACTTCCCGTCTGATCCTGCTGGCCGTGCTGCTGTCTTTGGGCATTGGCGGCCTGTTTGCCCGCAGCATCTGGACCCTGCGCGAGGAGGCGTGGCGCAATGCCGAGCGCACCAACGTCAACCTGGTGCGCACGCTGGACCAGAACATTGCCCGCACGATGGAGTCTTTTGACTTGTCGATTCAAGGGGTGGTGGAGGGCATCGGCGATCCGCGCGTGATGGCCCTGCCGGTCGAGATGCGCCAACGTGCGTTGTTCGACAATTCGCTGCGCGTGCAGGGCATTGGCTCCATTTTGGTGCTGGACCGGGCGGGCAACGTGGTGCTCGACTCGGAGTTTCCGGAGCCCCGCAAGGCCAACTTTGCCGATCGCGACTACGTCAAGGTGTTCGAGAGCGGTGCGCACACGGGGCTGTATGTGGGCGCGCCGGTGCGCGCACGCCTGACCGGCCTGCAAAGCCTGCCTGTGAGCCGCGCTTACTATGGGCCTGACGGTCAGCTGGCGGGGGTGGTCGTGGGCACCATCCGTCTGGCGCATTTTCAAAGCCTGTTCGAAGCATTGAACCTGGGGGTCCGCGATCGCCTGAATCTGTTCCGGGTCGATGGCGTTGTCCTTGTCCGTTCCCCCTTTGCCGAGGACGCGGTGGGCCGCAGCCTGGCAGGCACGCCCAACATCCGCATCTTCCAGTCCGCCCGCAGCGGCGTTTTCACCGGCCGGGCGGCGTTCGACAACGTCGAGCGCCTCTATGCGTTCCGGCATGTGGGTGACTATCCCCTGATGGTGAATGTGGCCCAGTCGGTGGATGCCATCCTGGCCAGCTGGTACCGCAGCGCCTGGCTTCTGGGCGGGTTTGCCCTGCTGCTGATGGCGGCCTGCGTGGGGCTGGCCGGGCTGTTTGCGCGCGAGTTGCGCCGCCGCCAGCAGGTCAGTGGCCAGCTGCAGCAGGTCGAGCACGATCTGCGCACCATTTTGAACAACCTGCCGTCCATGATTGGTTACTGGGACCGTAATCAGTACAACCGTTTTGCCAACCATGCCTATCTGGACTGGTTTGGCATGACGCCCGACCAGTTGCGTGGCAAGCACCTGCGCGAGCTGCTGGGCGGTGATCTTTACGAAAAGAGCCGGCCTTATCTGGAGCAGGCGCTGCAGGGGCATCCACAGATTTTCGAGCGCACGCGTGTGGACAACCAGGGAGCGGCACGCCACAGCATCGTCTCCTATGTGCCCGACGTTGACGGCGACGACGTGCGCGGCATTTTTGTGCAGGTGACCGATATCACGGAGCGCAAGCACATGGAAGAGGCGCTGTTCGAGGAAAAAGAGCGCATGCGCCTGACGCTCAAGGCCATTGGCGATGCCGTGGTCTGCACCGACGCGCAGGGTGTCGTCACCTACCTGAACCCCGTGGCCCAGCGCCTGACGGGCTGGCAGGGGTTTGATGCCGCCGGCCGCAGTGTGGACGAAGTGATTCGGCTGCAAAGCCCGGACGGACAGGCGCCCCAGCCCAGCCCGCTGCGCCTGGCGCTGCAGCAACAAAAACCGGTGGAGCCCACGCGCGGCGTGGTGCTGCACCGCACCAGCGGCCAGCGCTTTGATGTGGAGGAGTCGGCCAGCCCCATCACCGACCGCCATGGCCAGATCACTGGCGCCGTGACCGTGCTGCGCGATGTGACCGACACCGTGGCCATGCAGGAGCGCATGGCGCACCTGGCGCAATACGACGCGCTCACCGACCTGCCCAACCGCGTGCTGCTGCAGGACCGGGCCCGCCAGGCGCTGGCCCAGGCGCGGCGCGACGGCAAGTCGGTGGCCGTGATGTACATCGATCTCGATGGCTTCAAGCAGGTCAACGACACGCTGGGCCACGATGTGGGCGACGAATTGCTGGTGCAGCTGGCGCAGCGCCTCACGGGTGCGGTGCGTGCGTCGGACACGGTGTGCCGCCAGGGGGGCGACGAATTCGTGGTGCTGCTGCCGGGCATCGACACCACCGAGCAGGCCAGCCATGTGGCGCGCAAGATCATGGCCGCATGCAGCGCCCCTTATCTGCTCAACGGCCGGGTGCTGTCCGTGGAACTGAGCGGCGGTATTGCACTGTTTCCCGAGCATGGCCAGGACTTCGAAACGCTGTCGCGCCATGCCGACGCGGCCATGTATGCCGCAAAACATGCGGGCCGGCGGCAGTTTCGCGTCTATGCCGGGGTGGATGCTGAGCCCGTGCGGGTGGCGCTCGAAGACGATCAGGCTTCAATTTGCTCCTGA
- the pbpC gene encoding penicillin-binding protein 1C, protein MTERWWTVRPWCAGWALWVVCASAAWAIPPFGEVRADFQPSDTLILSREGEVLQRLRVDATVRRGQWVPLAEVSPALRQALVLSEDKRFFEHSGVDWRAASAAAWGNLWNQRTRGASTITMQLAGLLDGDWRQGPGGRSVAQKLGQTVAAQVLDRRWRKDQILEAYLNLVPFRSELVGIDALSRTLFGKAAHGLDDREAAVAAALVRAPNARPALVAQRACGVLRDMQQRPGNGAARVDCDALDLFTTAALQRRAFDASDGVAPHFARYLLRQRFKDGAVPERVPSTLRAPLQRFAVQSLQQQLRELRGRHVEDGAVLVLDNATGAVLAWVGSSGALSQAGEVDGVLALRQPGSTLKPFLYAQAIAEQRLTAASLVQDSPAQITTASGLYIPQNYDRQFKGWVSVRTALAASLNVPAVRALVMVTPDAFHRQLAAVGLPLRESGDYFGYSLALGSPEVPLLHLTNAFRTLANGGRASAVALADAKAHFTPAIDAHAAYIVGDILSDGNARARTFGADSVLATRFWSAVKTGTSKDMRDNWAVGWSERYTVGVWVGNASGAAMHDVSGTSGAAPVWAAVMGFLHAREPSRPPGAPAGLVRAAVRFGPAQPPPAGNAQPLEAAREEWFVPGTQQAVFAMDSGADGAYESSARGQKGSKTAARGAPAPATTGAAARITAPPPGTIVALDPDIPPARQRLHLRASGQGLHWRLDGKPLGRGPQVGWLPWPGRHVIQLTDAAGTVLDEVRIEVRGAGVRASAAPGR, encoded by the coding sequence ATGACTGAGCGCTGGTGGACAGTGCGCCCCTGGTGCGCCGGCTGGGCGTTGTGGGTTGTCTGTGCATCGGCCGCGTGGGCGATCCCGCCGTTTGGTGAGGTGCGCGCCGACTTCCAACCCTCCGACACACTGATCCTTTCGCGCGAGGGCGAGGTGCTGCAGCGCCTGCGCGTGGACGCCACAGTGCGGCGCGGCCAGTGGGTGCCGCTGGCCGAGGTGTCGCCGGCGCTGCGCCAGGCGCTGGTGCTCAGCGAGGACAAGCGTTTTTTTGAGCACAGCGGCGTGGACTGGCGCGCCGCATCGGCTGCAGCCTGGGGCAACCTGTGGAACCAGCGCACGCGCGGGGCCAGCACCATCACCATGCAACTGGCGGGCTTGCTCGATGGGGACTGGCGCCAGGGTCCGGGTGGCCGCAGCGTGGCGCAAAAGCTCGGGCAGACCGTGGCCGCGCAGGTGCTGGACCGGCGCTGGCGCAAGGACCAGATCCTGGAGGCGTATCTCAACCTTGTGCCGTTTCGCAGCGAGCTGGTGGGCATTGATGCCCTGAGCCGCACGCTGTTTGGCAAGGCGGCCCACGGCCTAGACGACCGCGAGGCGGCCGTGGCCGCAGCCCTGGTGCGCGCGCCCAATGCCCGGCCCGCGCTGGTGGCGCAACGTGCCTGTGGCGTGCTGCGCGACATGCAGCAGCGCCCCGGCAACGGGGCCGCCCGCGTGGATTGCGATGCGCTGGACCTGTTCACCACTGCCGCGCTGCAGCGCCGGGCCTTTGATGCGAGCGACGGCGTGGCCCCGCACTTTGCGCGCTACCTGCTGCGCCAGCGGTTCAAGGACGGCGCCGTGCCGGAAAGGGTGCCCAGCACGCTGCGCGCCCCGCTGCAGCGCTTTGCCGTGCAGAGCCTGCAGCAGCAGCTGCGCGAGCTGCGCGGGCGCCATGTCGAAGACGGCGCGGTGCTGGTGCTGGACAACGCCACGGGCGCGGTGCTGGCCTGGGTGGGGTCGTCAGGTGCGCTGAGCCAGGCCGGCGAAGTGGATGGCGTGCTGGCGCTGCGCCAGCCGGGTTCCACGCTCAAGCCTTTTCTGTATGCGCAGGCGATTGCCGAGCAGCGGCTCACGGCGGCGTCGCTGGTGCAGGACTCGCCCGCGCAGATCACCACCGCCAGCGGCCTCTACATCCCGCAGAACTACGACCGCCAGTTCAAGGGCTGGGTGTCGGTGCGCACGGCGCTGGCGGCCTCGCTCAATGTGCCGGCGGTGCGGGCGCTGGTCATGGTGACGCCTGACGCGTTCCACCGGCAACTGGCTGCCGTGGGTTTGCCATTGCGCGAAAGCGGCGATTATTTTGGCTACAGCCTGGCACTGGGCAGCCCCGAAGTGCCGTTGCTGCACCTGACCAACGCATTTCGCACCCTGGCCAATGGCGGTCGTGCCAGTGCGGTGGCGTTGGCCGATGCCAAGGCGCATTTCACCCCCGCCATCGACGCGCATGCCGCATACATCGTGGGCGATATCCTGTCCGACGGCAATGCGCGCGCGCGCACTTTTGGCGCCGACAGCGTGCTGGCCACGCGCTTCTGGTCTGCCGTGAAAACCGGCACCAGCAAGGACATGCGCGACAACTGGGCGGTGGGCTGGTCCGAGCGCTACACCGTGGGCGTGTGGGTTGGCAACGCCAGCGGCGCAGCCATGCACGACGTCAGCGGCACCAGCGGCGCGGCGCCCGTCTGGGCGGCGGTGATGGGTTTTTTGCACGCACGCGAGCCCAGCCGGCCCCCCGGGGCGCCCGCCGGCCTGGTGCGCGCAGCGGTGCGGTTTGGCCCGGCACAGCCGCCCCCGGCAGGCAACGCCCAGCCACTGGAGGCCGCGCGCGAGGAGTGGTTTGTGCCCGGCACGCAGCAGGCGGTTTTTGCTATGGATTCAGGAGCTGATGGCGCTTATGAATCAAGCGCCAGAGGCCAAAAAGGTTCAAAAACTGCTGCTCGCGGTGCCCCCGCGCCCGCGACCACGGGGGCCGCCGCGCGCATCACCGCGCCGCCGCCCGGCACCATCGTGGCGCTGGACCCCGACATTCCACCGGCGCGCCAGCGCCTGCACCTGCGGGCCAGCGGGCAGGGGCTGCATTGGCGCCTGGACGGCAAGCCGCTGGGGCGCGGGCCGCAGGTGGGCTGGCTGCCGTGGCCGGGGCGCCATGTGATACAACTGACCGATGCAGCGGGCACCGTGCTGGACGAGGTGCGCATCGAGGTGCGGGGCGCCGGGGTGCGTGCCAGCGCGGCGCCTGGGCGGTGA